A window of Mobiluncus massiliensis genomic DNA:
GGTGCGTTCGGGGGCGGCGCCTCGACTGAACGAGCGCGGCGGTATGAACCCCGCGCAGGTCGGTTTGGGTGTGAAGCTCCAGTCCATCACCCAAAACTTCACCGGCGGCGCGGCCCAGATGACGGGCCGTAACCTGGACACCATGATTAATGGTGACGGGTTCTATGTCCTGCGCAAAACGAACGGTTCCAGCGTGTACACCCGTAACGGCTCCTTCGGTTTGGATGCCCAAGGCCAGGTCGTGGCGGCGGACGGCTCGTTCGTGCAGGGCTGGATGGGCGACAAGGACGGAACCATTAACGCTTCGGGTACTCCCGGCAATATCACCCTGCCGCTAACTCAGACGGTAGAGGGCAGACCGACTACCAAGGTCATTTATGGCGGCAACATTCCCGCTGACCAGATTTACATGGATCCGACCGGTTCCAAGACTTCGCCGGATAACGCGTTCCAGCGTTCCCAAATCGTGCACGCCTACGATGACAAAGGCAACCCGCACGACATCCTGCTGACTTTCGCGCGTAACGATTTTGCCAAACCTGGTTCGGAACCGGTGTGGGAGCTGCGTGCTTATGACGCAAACGCGTATAAAGAGCTAGATGAAACCCAGCGTGAATTAACCACCGATAAGAAGGGGGCGCGTATCAAGCTGGATGTTACTGCCGGCGGTTCGGTCAGCGTCGGCGGTTCAAAGGTGAAAACTGCAGATACCGATGGCGTATTGCTGTTCAAGTTTAAGACCGACGGCACCTTGGACGAGGAATCTCAGAAGGCTCTGAAGACTGTTAAATTCAAGCTGGATCAAATAAACGTGGACCAAACAAAAACCCCGAAGGAGACAAACAT
This region includes:
- a CDS encoding flagellar hook protein FlgE, with the protein product MLRSLFTGISGLSVHQTMLDVTSNNIANVNTTGFKSASTRFEDTFSQLVRSGAAPRLNERGGMNPAQVGLGVKLQSITQNFTGGAAQMTGRNLDTMINGDGFYVLRKTNGSSVYTRNGSFGLDAQGQVVAADGSFVQGWMGDKDGTINASGTPGNITLPLTQTVEGRPTTKVIYGGNIPADQIYMDPTGSKTSPDNAFQRSQIVHAYDDKGNPHDILLTFARNDFAKPGSEPVWELRAYDANAYKELDETQRELTTDKKGARIKLDVTAGGSVSVGGSKVKTADTDGVLLFKFKTDGTLDEESQKALKTVKFKLDQINVDQTKTPKETNILTPDVTKQPVNLDLSAMTGFGGVNNFGQKQVDGNMAGYMTGYSVEADGTIRGTFSNGDNRPLARIAVASFANPLGLEKAGSSYFVESGNSGQPQIGEAGTGQRGAMTGGAVEMSNVDLAAEFTNLILSQRGFQANSRVITTSDEILQELVNMKR